A single Oncorhynchus kisutch isolate 150728-3 unplaced genomic scaffold, Okis_V2 scaffold1280, whole genome shotgun sequence DNA region contains:
- the LOC116365776 gene encoding TNF receptor-associated factor 6, which translates to MSCFESDKSSLENDEACCGGAAASQLSNCALAMLEKESSDSALSPTESTPTSLQGGAPLQGYDVEFDPPLESKYECPICLMALRAAVQTPCGHRFCRSCIEKSIRDTGQRCPVDNEVLREDQLFPDNFAKREILSLTVRCTNVGCTDKMELRRLDGHVTKCEFATVPCPLCQDAVWKSQLEMHQSQHCQRRPVSCPDCVESFVYEDSKIHESLCPFANVVCQYCGMELIRDQLESHYDTDCPKAPIACTFSTFGCREMMQRNDLAQHMQEFTQMHMRCMAEYLHRHSLTGYTQPPSSEDRGAAAAELGAHPGASSSGAPCQCCGELQTMRETTQQLEGRLVRQDHQLRELSIQAGLVAELRRKVTSLEENLKELEAKQCQGVYVWPLEGFSGYLRTQAAGQPVVVHSPGFYTGRPGYKLCLRLHLQTPSAQRCSNYISLFVHTMQGEFDGQLSWPFQGTIRLAVLDQGPEGQHHVEVMETKPDLQAFQRPTIQRNPKGFGYVTFLHLMELPQRGFVHDDTLLVRCEVTPRFDTALRREGAAMQPRGPEASL; encoded by the exons ATGTCCTGCTTTGAGAGTGATAAGAGCAGCCTGGAGAATGATGAAGCGTGTTGTGGTGGGGCGGCCGCGTCACAGCTGTCCAACTGTGCGCTGGCCATGCTGGAGAAAGAGAGCAGCGACTCTGCGCTGAGCCCCACGGAGAGTACCCCCACCAGCCTACAGGGCGGCGCCCCACTGCAAGGCTACGACGTGGAGTTCGACCCTCCGCTGGAGAGCAAGTACGAGTGCCCCATCTGCCTCATGGCCCTGAGGGCAGCCGTGCAGACGCCGTGCGGCCATCGCTTCTGCCGTAGCTGCATTGAGAAGTCCATCCG tgataCAGGGCAGAGGTGTCCAGTGGATAACGAGGTACTACGGGAAGACCAGCTGTTTCCAGATAACTTTGCCAAGCGGGAGATCCTCTCCCTAACGGTGCGCTGCACCAACGTAGGCTGCACTGACAAAATGGAGCTTCGCCGCCTGGAT GGCCATGTTACGAAATGTGAGTTTGCCACCGTGCCTTGTCCGCTGTGCCAGGACGCGGTGTGGAAGAGCCAGCTGGAGATGCACCAAAGCCAACACTGCCAGCGGAGACCTGTGTCCTGTCCCGACTGTGTAGAGAGCTTTGTTTACGAGGACAGCAAG ATTCATGAGTCGCTGTGTCCCTTTGCCAACGTGGTGTGTCAGTACTGCGGTATGGAGCTCATCAGAGACCAG TTGGAATCTCACTATGACACAGACTGTCCGAAGGCTCCGATTGCCTGTACCTTCAGCACTTTTGGATGTCGAGAGATG ATGCAGCGCAATGACCTGGCGCAGCACATGCAGGAGTTCACTCAGATGCACATGCGCTGCATGGCTGAGTACCTGCACAGGCACAGCCTTACCGGGTACACCCAGCCACCTTCTTCTGAGGACCGAGGGGCTGCCGCCGCAGAGCTGGGGGCACACCCAGGAGCTAGCAGCAGTGGCGCCCCCTGCCAGTGCTGCGGGGAACTGCAGACCATGCGGGAGACCACCCAGCAGCTGGAGGGACGACTAGTACGGCAGGACCACCAGCTACGTGAGCTGAGCATTCAG GCGGGGCTGGTGGCGGAGCTCCGTCGCAAGGTCACCTCGCTGGAGGAGAACCTAAAGGAGCTGGAGGCCAAGCAGTGCCAGGGTGTGTACGTGTGGCCCTTGGAGGGCTTCTCGGGCTACCTACGTACCCAGGCTGCCGGACAGCCTGTTGTGGTGCATAGCCCGGGCTTCTACACGGGCCGGCCGGGCTACAAGCTGTGTCTGCGCCTCCACCTCCAAACGCCCTCGGCACAGCGCTGCTCCAACTACATCTCACTGTTCGTTCACACCATGCAGGGTGAATTTGATGGGCAGCTGTCGTGGCCCTTCCAAGGCACCATCCGGCTGGCCGTGCTGGACCAGGGGCCTGAGGGCCAGCACCATGTGGAGGTGATGGAGACCAAGCCCGACCTGCAGGCATTCCAGAGGCCCACCATCCAGAGGAACCCCAAGGGCTTTGGCTACGTCACCTTTCTGCACTTGATGGAGCTACCACAGCGGGGGTTTGTGCACGACGACACGCTGCTGGTGCGCTGCGAGGTGACGCCGCGCTTCGACACTGCCCTAAGGCGCGAGGGAGCGGCCATGCAGCCCAGAGGGCCCGAGGCCTCGCTGTGA